The following proteins are encoded in a genomic region of Ailuropoda melanoleuca isolate Jingjing chromosome 10, ASM200744v2, whole genome shotgun sequence:
- the CCR6 gene encoding C-C chemokine receptor type 6, translating to MSGEAVNFSTVFNFDEDYFGSGNTSDYSFDDDTLLCSLQEVRTFSGLFVPVAYSLICVFGLLGNILVVVTFAFYKKAKSMTDVYLLNMAIADILFVLTLPFWAVSHATGKWVFSNAMCKLMKGVYAVNFNCGMLLLACISMDRYVAIVQATKSFRLRSRTLAHRGLICVVVWAASVLISGWTFVFNQKYSVQGSDVCAPRYHERSDPIKWKLLMSALQLLFGFFIPLAFMIFCYMFIVKTLVQAQNSKRHKAIRVVVAVVLVFLACQVPHNVALLVTAAQLGRMNRSCHGQKVLGYSTSVTEVLAFLHCCLNPVLYAFIGQKFRSYFLKIVKDLWCVRRRQKAPGFSCSRLHSETFVSRQNSETVDNENASSFTM from the exons ATGAGTGGG GAAGCAGTGAATTTCAGCACTGTCTTCAACTTCGACGAGGATTATTTTGGGTCGGGAAATACTTCGGATTATTCATTTGATGATGACACCTTACTGTGTTCCTTGCAAGAGGTCAGAACATTTTCTGGGCTATTCGTGCCCGTGGCTTACTCCCTGATATGTGTCTTTGGCCTTCTGGGCAACATTTTGGTGGTGGTCACCTTTGCTTTTTATAAGAAGGCCAAGTCCATGACAGACGTTTATCTCTTGAACATGGCCATCGCAGACATCCTGTTCGTCCTCACCCTCCCGTTCTGGGCCGTGAGCCACGCTACCGGCAAGTGGGTCTTCAGCAACGCCATGTGCAAGCTGATGAAGGGCGTCTACGCCGTCAACTTCAACTGCGGGATGCTGCTCCTGGCCTGCATCAGCATGGACCGCTACGTCGCCATCGTGCAGGCCACCAAGTCGTTCCGGCTGCGCTCCAGAACGCTGGCGCACCGCGGGCTCATCTGCGTGGTGGTGTGGGCGGCGTCGGTGCTCATCTCCGGCTGGACCTTCGTGTTCAACCAGAAGTACAGCGTGCAGGGCAGCGACGTGTGCGCGCCCCGCTACCACGAGCGCTCCGACCCCATCAAGTGGAAGCTGCTCATGTCAGCCCTCCAGCTCCTCTTCGGCTTTTTCATCCCACTGGCGTTTATGATCTTCTGCTATATGTTCATCGTCAAAACCCTCGTGCAGGCTCAGAACTCCAAGCGGCACAAGGCCATCCGCGTGGTCGTCGCGGTGGTGCTGGTGTTCCTGGCgtgccaggtgccccacaacgtGGCGCTTCTGGTGACGGCCGCGCAGCTGGGTAGGATGAACCGCTCCTGCCACGGCCAGAAGGTGCTGGGCTACAGCACGAGCGTCACCGAGGTCCTGGCTTTCCTGCACTGCTGCCTCAACCCCGTGCTCTACGCCTTCATCGGGCAGAAGTTCAGGAGCTACTTTCTGAAGATCGTGAAGGACCTGTGGTGCGTGCGGCGGAGGCAGAAGGCGCCGGGCTTCTCCTGCTCCCGGCTGCACTCGGAGACCTTCGTCTCCAGGCAGAACAGCGAGACCGTGGACAACGAGAACGCGTCGTCCTTCACCATGTGA